In Leucobacter insecticola, one DNA window encodes the following:
- a CDS encoding metal-sensitive transcriptional regulator: MSELSGTTAAAATHDPEAKRKIANRLRRAHGQLAAVISAVESDTHCRDIVQQLSAVSKALDRAGFLVISTALQQCLEDPQAEGAASPEELEKMFLSLA; the protein is encoded by the coding sequence ATGTCTGAACTGAGCGGGACCACCGCTGCTGCTGCAACCCACGATCCTGAAGCGAAACGCAAGATCGCCAACCGCCTCCGTCGCGCTCACGGTCAGCTTGCCGCTGTGATCAGCGCGGTGGAATCCGACACCCACTGCCGGGACATCGTGCAGCAGCTCTCCGCAGTCTCCAAAGCACTCGACCGTGCAGGTTTCTTGGTCATCTCCACGGCCCTGCAGCAGTGCCTGGAAGATCCACAAGCAGAGGGCGCCGCAAGCCCTGAAGAGCTCGAAAAGATGTTCCTCTCGCTCGCTTAG
- a CDS encoding Ig-like domain-containing protein has protein sequence MPLTISSSIGEVSGLTYLGDGVYTAQLRSTTPGIAVITAALDGEAVDAMAEIELINRIPPTAPVLDPSDGKTVTGCAAPGSTVTVRDAEGNVIGTAVAGDDCRFEIELNPEQKPGSSITVTATDRDGNESIATELRSGLITLELGSASLHPGETQVATGHFFQPGEKVTAVLRSTPVTIGEETADANGDVRFEFAVPTDIELGEHSVTLSGDFSGDVRQTFQVTAAPGLAITGGQSMLLLGGAAILILAVGGALVVVARRRRASE, from the coding sequence ATGCCGCTCACGATTAGCAGCTCCATCGGCGAGGTCTCGGGTCTCACCTATCTGGGTGACGGTGTCTACACGGCGCAGCTGCGCTCGACGACGCCCGGCATTGCGGTGATCACTGCAGCGCTTGACGGTGAGGCGGTTGACGCGATGGCTGAGATTGAGCTCATCAACCGGATCCCACCGACCGCGCCGGTGCTCGATCCGAGCGACGGCAAGACCGTGACCGGCTGCGCCGCTCCCGGATCCACCGTGACGGTCCGCGATGCCGAGGGCAACGTTATTGGCACCGCGGTTGCGGGTGACGACTGCCGCTTCGAGATCGAGCTCAATCCAGAGCAGAAGCCCGGATCCTCCATCACGGTCACCGCGACTGATCGTGACGGCAACGAGTCGATCGCGACGGAGCTGCGTTCGGGGCTCATCACACTGGAGCTCGGTTCAGCAAGCCTGCACCCGGGTGAGACGCAGGTCGCTACGGGCCACTTCTTCCAGCCGGGAGAAAAGGTCACCGCGGTGCTGCGCTCCACGCCCGTCACTATTGGCGAGGAGACTGCGGATGCGAACGGTGACGTGCGCTTCGAGTTCGCGGTCCCGACTGACATTGAGCTGGGTGAGCACTCAGTAACCCTGAGCGGTGATTTCAGCGGGGATGTGCGTCAGACCTTCCAGGTCACGGCGGCTCCGGGGCTTGCGATTACCGGCGGCCAGTCGATGCTGCTGCTTGGCGGAGCCGCGATCCTGATCCTCGCAGTTGGCGGCGCGCTCGTTGTTGTCGCCCGGCGGCGCAGGGCTTCGGAGTAA
- the ccsB gene encoding c-type cytochrome biogenesis protein CcsB translates to MLSELEQFSTISLYSAMIVYAIAFVFYAVDLANRSGEALAVPGDSVPGKPRRSRSLRIGFSLTVVGFALHLAATIMRGIGAERVPWANMYEFALTATCAIVLIYLFVQFFVDLRFLGTLVTGMTLLFLGVTKTNFYVPIVPLPPALDSHWLVIHILVAVLAVGFLTLSFGLSLLQLLQTRREAQMAAGEPGGMRFLGSLPGAVRLEDLSYRMAIIGFVFWTFTLIAGSIWAEAAWSRYWGWDTKEVWTFVIWVLYAGFIHARATRGWRGTRSAWLSIIAYTAVVFNFTIVNVFFKGLHAYSGL, encoded by the coding sequence GTGCTGAGTGAGCTAGAACAATTCTCAACGATCTCCCTGTACTCGGCGATGATCGTGTACGCGATTGCCTTCGTGTTTTACGCGGTCGATCTCGCGAACCGGAGCGGTGAGGCCCTCGCCGTCCCGGGCGACTCTGTTCCCGGCAAACCGCGCCGGTCGCGTTCACTGCGCATCGGTTTCTCACTCACCGTGGTGGGGTTTGCACTCCATCTCGCGGCAACGATCATGCGCGGGATCGGTGCCGAGCGTGTGCCCTGGGCCAACATGTACGAGTTTGCGCTCACGGCGACCTGCGCGATCGTATTGATCTACTTGTTCGTGCAGTTCTTCGTTGATCTGCGCTTTCTCGGCACGCTCGTCACCGGAATGACACTGCTCTTCCTTGGCGTCACTAAAACGAACTTCTACGTGCCGATCGTGCCGCTGCCGCCAGCTCTTGATTCGCACTGGCTTGTCATTCACATCCTGGTTGCAGTGCTCGCTGTTGGTTTTCTGACGCTCTCCTTTGGCCTGTCGCTGCTGCAGTTGCTGCAGACACGTCGCGAGGCTCAGATGGCGGCGGGGGAGCCGGGCGGCATGCGCTTTCTCGGAAGCCTGCCGGGGGCCGTGCGGCTCGAAGATCTGTCGTACCGCATGGCGATCATCGGTTTTGTGTTCTGGACCTTCACGCTCATTGCGGGATCGATCTGGGCTGAGGCTGCGTGGAGTCGCTACTGGGGTTGGGACACGAAAGAGGTCTGGACGTTTGTGATCTGGGTGCTCTACGCCGGCTTCATCCACGCGCGCGCGACGCGCGGCTGGCGCGGCACCCGCTCAGCGTGGCTGTCGATCATTGCCTACACCGCGGTCGTGTTCAACTTCACGATTGTCAACGTCTTCTTCAAGGGGCTTCACGCCTACTCGGGGCTGTAG
- a CDS encoding HNH endonuclease, protein MSQLTAILSTPIAVGIKDRLNQMAKRVKLKEIADRRDQQQHTNTGADTDTDVDPDTEVLPVRGLGQIRADLFTDMLLCADPSETAASGETGLGAIRARVQVITPRSRITPRSRLTPRAGLTPNHSGTGNTPDAHTTQDPRPAPASLAGHGPIDTATARFLASTTPTWDDVTIDPDTGRVIKVDTYRPSAKLRRFLRARDQHCRYPGCRTPLDLCDIDHTIDAALGGETSNTNTAHLCRRHHTFKHHSKWTVTQDPDGTLNWASPTRRDYREPPPSTVRFQHYGSREPEPNPEEADRDHPF, encoded by the coding sequence ATGTCACAACTCACCGCGATCCTTTCCACCCCCATCGCGGTCGGTATCAAGGACCGTCTCAACCAGATGGCGAAGCGGGTGAAACTCAAAGAGATCGCCGACCGGCGCGACCAGCAACAACACACCAACACCGGGGCTGATACCGACACCGACGTTGATCCAGACACTGAGGTGCTGCCGGTGCGTGGCCTGGGGCAGATCCGCGCGGACCTCTTCACCGACATGCTGCTCTGCGCAGACCCCAGCGAGACCGCCGCGAGCGGCGAGACCGGACTCGGCGCGATCAGGGCACGAGTCCAGGTCATCACCCCACGCTCACGCATCACCCCACGCTCACGCCTCACCCCACGGGCAGGCCTCACCCCAAACCACTCCGGCACGGGGAACACTCCGGACGCGCACACCACTCAGGACCCCCGTCCCGCTCCCGCATCCCTCGCCGGGCACGGCCCGATCGATACCGCCACCGCAAGGTTCCTCGCCAGCACCACCCCCACCTGGGACGACGTCACCATCGACCCCGATACCGGGCGGGTGATCAAAGTCGACACGTACCGGCCCTCAGCAAAACTCCGAAGATTCTTGAGAGCCAGAGACCAGCACTGTCGCTACCCCGGCTGCCGCACCCCACTCGACCTGTGTGACATCGACCACACGATTGATGCTGCACTCGGCGGGGAAACCTCAAACACCAATACGGCTCATCTCTGTCGCAGACACCACACCTTTAAGCACCACAGCAAATGGACCGTGACGCAAGATCCCGACGGCACCCTGAACTGGGCGAGCCCAACCAGGCGCGACTACCGTGAACCCCCACCCAGCACCGTCAGATTCCAACACTACGGAAGCCGCGAACCCGAACCAAACCCCGAAGAGGCAGACCGGGACCACCCGTTCTGA
- a CDS encoding DUF7507 domain-containing protein — MRNARSIAYRIVGGTLAVMLVATGAATLAPSVARAEDPAPVGGASDVSIVVTSDGKSNVPGDKSITDGLIAAGNSAKLNWGVTLSGESSVTLTQTLPEGWVWNAASVDSSGANQPTGANGYTSTYKISNSSRELAVTLTPAVGVTGQQRIEFSGLSATVLQKLGSSYAPYSPELTVQDGNGVATVQSGQTLTVVYRERVKLDTDGGRCTETTYDFGAGAVPACRFDLTTSMSVINEPGDIPLQWDSPAYVTARLKVTKPDGSSGNELLQKFAVVAGSSSPSGVSAKLESVDLTQGLINFSMSGMSPGAPSASSTLNLFLPLEDVPYAPDLRNIRMSSTKTEGSDWLVNGNRTAEVQNGYDASFRLQRQQDSVASSADLQTYFVGATAPMPGVSSRVRVFLRPPGSFSNSTRKFTSDALTSPSLIYRWKTDELVLQPEAGFNFTAEGVKIALQEGTDYEAFYTTDDASVATPTWVPRAEYTGDINDVTGLRLEYLANGGTYQPGPGDVSNTTLEAQPQFKITKAIPANAGQYDNYEVTMNGSFTADSGLTLSKSSTLGLEKGSASYGVKLFKKNTVMGTVSPATAITAGESLQAVFTPNIQVGFEGEDPDNRISVTQATALVSLPNNVLPESIDLTDLDPAWRLDSTEAVYSGTILRFTYLPEVTFGHVVKEIKINFTTSLAAPESHQMRVEARLNPIPQLRFTGVSWAAATVTVNENRVVQYDQTTTTPTVWRGNQASFDISWYNTLTMSQGKSTFVDVLPYTGDYRGTNTHGDVKLVSATLKTKPAVGATLEITTDKTIRTLLGTAPPVDKVTWIAYDQATPEQLASATAVRVSLANFVSGPDSLGSLNLLFNTTDMRNGDKIRNTLSASLNGGASSLAQAEPVEVVVHDDTVNGFVWNDEDGDGVRSESDAPIASVTVNLLSGGKIVETTKTNADGEYVFADQEAGEYTLEVDTDTLPATTGEWMSTYSSSGNTIHVAAGTPLEEQDFGFRNQLPALTVDVTGKAPGTVAAGEHVNWEATITNTGNTSLTDVNLASTLDGFAGVGEIVWPDPAAPGTLAPGESVKIQATSPLTHAQIDAGVVKAPVTAAGTSDVPARVNTDTATGSVTLKGSPALDITVAAGLDNGGQTVRPGDKVTVTVEVTNTGNQTITGTEITSPTGGMSDITIDSWPGDEKGLLPGESVTGTATVTVTQKDIDAGKITIDAATSGTTPKGDKVTDTDSTTVSLTGAPTIALAMTDKLDPAKAEIGYTITATNTGNQTLDGVTLSHDPAAKVTVKWPGKAGVLAPGEVATATAVVPVANAMRGTTVSATAATSGTTPRAPRCRRRRQPRHRSPQRSPAWCGTTSTATVCVTLANPHSPESPSSCCRTAKLLRR; from the coding sequence ATGAGAAATGCGCGATCGATCGCGTATCGAATAGTCGGCGGCACCCTGGCCGTCATGCTGGTGGCGACGGGCGCAGCGACGCTCGCCCCGAGCGTCGCTCGCGCGGAGGATCCCGCCCCCGTGGGTGGCGCGAGCGACGTGAGCATCGTCGTAACGAGTGACGGTAAGAGCAACGTGCCGGGCGACAAATCGATCACTGATGGCCTCATCGCCGCTGGCAACTCCGCGAAGCTTAACTGGGGTGTCACCCTGAGCGGCGAGAGCAGCGTGACGCTGACCCAGACCCTGCCTGAAGGCTGGGTGTGGAACGCCGCTTCTGTCGACAGCTCCGGAGCAAACCAGCCAACTGGGGCCAACGGCTACACGTCAACATACAAGATCTCTAACTCCTCCCGAGAGCTCGCCGTGACGCTCACCCCTGCTGTTGGGGTGACAGGGCAGCAGCGGATCGAGTTCAGCGGCCTGAGCGCAACCGTGTTGCAGAAGCTGGGAAGCTCGTACGCGCCGTATTCACCGGAGCTCACCGTGCAAGACGGCAATGGGGTTGCGACCGTGCAGTCCGGGCAGACGCTGACCGTCGTGTATCGGGAGCGAGTGAAACTCGACACCGATGGGGGACGCTGCACCGAGACCACCTACGATTTCGGTGCGGGCGCTGTTCCGGCATGTCGCTTTGACCTTACTACCAGCATGTCGGTCATCAATGAGCCCGGCGATATCCCGCTGCAGTGGGATTCTCCCGCCTACGTCACCGCGCGGCTCAAGGTCACCAAGCCCGATGGAAGCAGCGGAAATGAGCTTTTGCAGAAGTTCGCGGTTGTCGCCGGATCGAGCAGCCCGAGCGGTGTTTCTGCGAAGCTGGAAAGCGTCGACCTGACGCAGGGCCTGATCAACTTCTCGATGAGTGGAATGTCTCCGGGAGCGCCGTCTGCGAGCAGTACCTTGAACTTATTCCTGCCGCTCGAAGATGTGCCCTACGCGCCTGACCTCAGGAATATCCGTATGAGTTCAACCAAGACGGAGGGCTCCGACTGGCTGGTGAACGGGAACAGAACCGCTGAGGTGCAGAATGGTTACGATGCCTCTTTTCGCCTCCAAAGGCAGCAAGATTCTGTAGCGAGTAGCGCCGATCTGCAGACGTACTTCGTCGGCGCTACGGCCCCGATGCCTGGGGTGTCAAGCCGAGTTCGGGTCTTCCTGCGCCCACCGGGAAGTTTCAGTAATTCAACGCGGAAGTTCACGTCAGATGCACTGACGAGCCCGAGCTTGATCTACCGTTGGAAGACCGATGAGCTTGTATTGCAGCCGGAGGCGGGGTTCAATTTCACGGCCGAAGGCGTCAAGATTGCGCTGCAGGAAGGCACGGACTATGAAGCCTTCTACACGACCGACGACGCGAGTGTCGCCACCCCAACATGGGTGCCCCGTGCGGAATACACCGGTGACATCAATGATGTGACGGGTTTGCGGCTTGAGTACCTCGCGAACGGAGGCACTTACCAGCCGGGCCCAGGTGATGTAAGCAACACGACGCTGGAAGCCCAGCCGCAGTTCAAAATCACGAAGGCAATTCCTGCGAATGCCGGCCAGTATGACAATTACGAAGTGACCATGAACGGTTCCTTCACCGCGGATTCAGGCCTCACTCTCTCGAAGTCATCAACCCTTGGCTTGGAAAAGGGCAGCGCCAGCTACGGCGTGAAACTCTTCAAGAAGAACACCGTGATGGGCACTGTGAGCCCGGCCACCGCCATCACGGCCGGTGAATCTCTGCAGGCCGTGTTTACCCCCAATATCCAGGTGGGTTTCGAGGGCGAGGATCCTGACAACCGGATCAGCGTCACTCAGGCGACGGCACTCGTGTCTCTCCCCAACAATGTGCTGCCCGAATCAATCGACCTCACGGATCTCGACCCCGCCTGGCGCCTTGACTCCACAGAAGCGGTGTACTCCGGCACGATACTGCGCTTCACGTACCTGCCAGAGGTGACGTTCGGGCACGTAGTGAAGGAGATCAAGATCAACTTCACGACGTCACTTGCGGCTCCTGAAAGCCACCAGATGCGCGTCGAAGCCCGCCTGAACCCGATTCCTCAGCTCAGGTTTACCGGCGTCAGCTGGGCCGCAGCAACCGTGACCGTTAACGAAAACCGTGTGGTGCAGTACGACCAGACCACCACCACACCGACCGTGTGGCGCGGCAACCAGGCGAGCTTCGACATCAGCTGGTACAACACGCTGACGATGTCGCAGGGCAAATCGACCTTCGTTGACGTCTTGCCGTACACCGGCGACTACCGCGGCACGAACACTCACGGCGATGTCAAGCTCGTCTCAGCGACGCTCAAAACCAAACCGGCGGTGGGCGCGACGCTCGAGATCACCACAGACAAGACGATTCGTACCCTGCTTGGTACCGCCCCGCCGGTAGACAAGGTGACGTGGATCGCGTACGACCAGGCTACGCCTGAGCAGCTCGCTTCGGCGACCGCCGTCCGCGTATCGCTCGCAAACTTCGTTTCGGGGCCCGACAGCCTCGGCTCGTTGAACCTCCTCTTCAACACCACCGATATGCGCAACGGCGACAAGATCCGCAACACCCTTTCAGCCAGCCTGAACGGTGGCGCCTCGAGTCTTGCGCAGGCCGAGCCGGTCGAGGTCGTTGTGCACGATGACACCGTCAACGGCTTCGTTTGGAACGACGAGGATGGCGACGGTGTGCGGAGCGAAAGCGACGCACCGATCGCGAGTGTCACCGTCAACCTCCTCTCCGGAGGCAAGATCGTGGAAACCACGAAGACGAACGCTGATGGCGAATACGTGTTCGCCGACCAGGAAGCGGGCGAATACACGCTCGAGGTTGACACCGACACCCTGCCTGCGACGACCGGCGAATGGATGAGCACCTACTCATCCAGCGGAAACACCATCCATGTTGCCGCAGGAACTCCGCTCGAGGAGCAGGACTTCGGCTTCCGCAATCAGCTCCCCGCACTGACCGTTGACGTCACCGGCAAGGCACCCGGCACGGTTGCTGCCGGCGAACACGTGAACTGGGAGGCGACGATCACGAACACCGGCAACACATCGCTCACCGACGTGAACCTCGCGAGCACGCTTGACGGCTTCGCGGGTGTCGGCGAGATTGTGTGGCCCGATCCTGCAGCTCCCGGCACGCTCGCTCCAGGCGAGTCGGTGAAGATCCAGGCGACCTCACCGCTCACGCATGCGCAGATCGATGCCGGCGTGGTGAAGGCCCCGGTTACCGCGGCAGGCACCTCCGATGTGCCCGCCCGCGTCAACACTGACACCGCCACCGGCAGTGTGACACTGAAGGGCTCACCTGCCCTCGACATCACGGTCGCGGCCGGACTCGATAACGGTGGACAGACCGTGCGCCCCGGCGACAAGGTCACCGTCACCGTCGAGGTCACCAACACCGGCAACCAGACGATCACCGGCACGGAGATCACGAGCCCGACCGGCGGCATGTCAGACATCACGATTGATAGCTGGCCTGGCGACGAGAAGGGGCTGCTCCCCGGCGAATCCGTCACCGGTACGGCGACTGTCACCGTGACGCAGAAAGACATCGATGCGGGCAAGATCACGATCGATGCTGCAACCTCGGGCACCACGCCCAAGGGTGACAAGGTAACGGACACCGATTCGACCACGGTGAGCCTCACCGGTGCGCCGACGATTGCGCTGGCCATGACCGACAAGCTGGATCCCGCAAAGGCCGAAATCGGGTACACGATCACGGCGACCAACACGGGCAACCAGACGCTCGATGGGGTGACCCTGTCGCACGATCCTGCGGCGAAGGTCACCGTGAAGTGGCCCGGCAAGGCCGGCGTGCTCGCACCGGGAGAGGTCGCAACCGCAACCGCGGTGGTGCCCGTCGCCAATGCGATGCGTGGCACCACGGTTTCCGCGACTGCGGCAACCAGCGGCACCACCCCCAGGGCACCAAGGTGCAGGCGACGGCGGCAACCCAGACACCGATCCCCGCAAAGGTCACCGGCCTGGTGTGGGACGACGTCAACGGCAACGGTGTGCGTGACGCTGGCGAACCCCCACTCGCCGGAGTCTCCGTCGAGCTGTTGCAGAACAGCAAAGTTGTTGAGACGGTGA
- a CDS encoding DUF7507 domain-containing protein, whose product MRDAGEPPLAGVSVELLQNSKVVETVKTGKDGVYTFAGIYVDEYALRVDESSLPETTGEWMDTSFDAGTPAGSGGPHDFGFRNQIPGLSLQVEGNAPDTVAAGELVTWNVTLTNSGNVDLSMIDVVSELQESGDYEYVVTPDPGAMNHLAPGASVQLSATSPLTQEVIDAGEATNPVTASGYSQVPDRINTVEEEGVVTLAVTPRLDLSVGGALDNDADTTRPGDKVTVEIVISNTGNQTITGAEITSPTDGMSDITIDGWPGDEKVLLPGQSVTGTATVTVTQDDIDAGKISVDAVTSGTSPKGSAVTQDGSTTVDLVSAPTIDLAMTSELDPAGDAILYSLSSTNTGNQTLEDVALSHSLASELTVAWPGKDGMLAPGETATVELRVPFTDAMRGTDVLATALSEGTTRLGVAVNATASTSNTVPAVFVPDEKTVPQVKPAPELVEGPQGLLAVTGAVGAVGVGVLGSMLLLAGAILALRKRRQDA is encoded by the coding sequence GTGCGTGACGCTGGCGAACCCCCACTCGCCGGAGTCTCCGTCGAGCTGTTGCAGAACAGCAAAGTTGTTGAGACGGTGAAGACCGGCAAGGACGGCGTGTACACGTTCGCGGGGATCTACGTGGACGAGTACGCACTGCGCGTGGACGAGAGCAGCCTGCCCGAGACCACGGGCGAATGGATGGACACCTCCTTTGACGCAGGCACGCCGGCTGGATCGGGTGGACCGCACGACTTCGGCTTCCGCAACCAGATCCCAGGCCTGAGCCTGCAGGTTGAAGGTAATGCACCCGACACGGTCGCGGCCGGTGAGCTGGTCACCTGGAATGTGACGCTGACCAACAGCGGCAACGTTGATCTCAGCATGATCGACGTGGTGAGTGAGTTGCAGGAGTCGGGTGACTACGAATACGTGGTGACTCCGGATCCTGGTGCCATGAACCACCTGGCGCCGGGCGCAAGCGTGCAGCTGAGCGCAACGTCTCCGCTGACCCAGGAGGTCATCGACGCGGGCGAAGCGACCAACCCGGTCACCGCGTCGGGCTACTCCCAGGTGCCGGATCGCATCAACACGGTCGAAGAGGAAGGCGTCGTCACGCTGGCCGTGACACCCCGCCTCGATCTGAGCGTGGGCGGCGCGCTCGATAACGACGCCGACACCACTCGCCCGGGCGACAAAGTCACCGTTGAGATCGTCATCTCCAACACCGGCAATCAGACGATCACCGGAGCAGAGATCACGAGCCCGACCGACGGCATGTCAGACATCACGATTGATGGCTGGCCTGGCGACGAGAAGGTGCTGCTTCCCGGTCAGTCCGTCACCGGCACTGCCACCGTCACTGTCACGCAAGACGACATTGATGCGGGCAAGATCAGCGTCGATGCGGTCACCAGCGGCACCTCGCCGAAGGGCAGTGCCGTGACACAGGACGGATCCACCACGGTTGATCTGGTGAGCGCACCGACCATCGACCTCGCAATGACGAGCGAGCTGGATCCTGCGGGCGACGCGATCCTGTACAGCCTGAGCTCCACCAACACCGGCAACCAGACGCTCGAGGATGTGGCCCTGTCACACTCTCTCGCTTCTGAGCTGACGGTGGCGTGGCCGGGCAAGGATGGCATGCTCGCACCGGGTGAGACGGCCACGGTTGAGTTGCGTGTGCCCTTCACTGATGCGATGCGCGGCACCGATGTGCTCGCGACCGCGCTCAGCGAAGGCACCACCCGGCTCGGCGTGGCGGTGAACGCTACGGCCTCCACCAGCAACACTGTTCCGGCCGTGTTCGTGCCGGATGAGAAGACGGTGCCGCAGGTGAAACCGGCACCCGAGCTCGTTGAGGGTCCACAGGGCCTCCTCGCGGTCACGGGTGCGGTGGGAGCCGTCGGGGTGGGTGTGCTTGGCAGCATGTTGCTCCTCGCTGGCGCAATCCTGGCGCTCAGGAAGCGGCGTCAGGACGCGTAG
- a CDS encoding DUF222 domain-containing protein: MFTTTSTPPGAAPHTGAAAGAAAGAAGAAALVDAVTTIDPYDALSATTDLLVSLRSNIHALHALEATVLAAGHQIAHRIADADGGQDHGEFAHRAVAAELGLAVHESDRAMTIKINHAVTLVTDYPNTHDALLTGRISHPHARTIIDCGTNITNPTQRSSYETIALDIAERETIGRLRPYCVNSRNNTPRNPSMNDTGTRTSSAACMSKNSTTACHNSPRSFPPPSRSVSRTVSTRWRSG, from the coding sequence ATGTTCACCACCACATCCACCCCGCCAGGCGCAGCGCCCCATACCGGCGCTGCTGCCGGTGCTGCTGCCGGTGCTGCCGGTGCTGCCGCGCTGGTGGACGCGGTCACCACGATCGACCCCTACGACGCACTCTCCGCCACCACCGACCTCCTCGTCTCCCTCCGCTCCAACATCCACGCCCTCCACGCCCTCGAAGCGACCGTGCTCGCGGCCGGACACCAGATCGCGCACCGCATCGCAGACGCAGACGGCGGGCAGGATCACGGCGAGTTCGCACACCGCGCCGTCGCAGCAGAACTCGGCCTCGCCGTCCACGAATCAGACCGCGCCATGACCATCAAGATCAACCACGCCGTCACCCTCGTCACGGACTACCCAAACACACACGATGCACTCCTTACCGGGCGCATCTCCCACCCCCACGCCCGCACCATCATCGACTGCGGCACCAACATCACCAACCCCACCCAACGCAGCAGCTATGAAACCATCGCGTTAGACATCGCGGAACGAGAAACCATCGGCAGGCTCCGCCCCTACTGCGTGAACTCGCGGAACAATACACCGAGAAACCCATCGATGAACGACACCGGGACGCGAACGAGCTCCGCTGCGTGTATGTCCAAGAACTCGACGACGGCATGTCACAACTCACCGCGATCCTTTCCACCCCCATCGCGGTCGGTATCAAGGACCGTCTCAACCAGATGGCGAAGCGGGTGA